The genomic segment CTGGAAAAACATAATATGGAAGTAGCAATCCCGATACTGGCAAAATATTCGATGATGTTAAAGCGCTCTTGGAAAATGGCATAAATCAAGAGCATGCTTAAAAAAGCGATAGATAGAAACCGCATTGGCATATGTACAATATCTGAAAGCTTTGGAAATTTTGCCCGAATCAGCATGCCGATCACAACCGGAATAATTGTAATCAGAAAAACCTGGGCCATTTTTTCAAGCGGTAAGCCGATGCCGGTATCCTGTCCTATAAAATAGTACAGGGACAGGTTCATAATAAAAGGTAAGGTGAAAATAGAAATAATCGTATTGATGGCGGTTAACGTGATATTAAGCGCCACATCACCTTTATAAAGATAGCTCAGCAGATTGGCAGTGGCACCTCCTGGAGAGGCAGCTAGCAGCATCATGCCTACAGCAAGCAATGGTGGCAGATCCAGTACCAGACAGATTAAAAAGGTTAAACCGGTTAAAATGACCAGTTGTGAGAATAAGACAATAAAAATCACCTTGGGATAACGACTAACATGCAGAAAATCCTTGACTGTTAACTGTAGTCCTAACCCCATCATCGTAATTGCCAAAGTAATCGGCAAAAACAAACTAAAAAACCCCGAATCCATGAAGTTTCCTTTTTATTATTCATTTTTTAGGTATGTTTTGAGTTTAGCGTAGATGAATAAATAAGCAATATAAAAACGGGTAAAATTTATGCATTTTACCCGTTAAGTTTCTGATTAAAAATATATTTAATCAGCTATATAGTGATTTACATCCCTGATTGAGATGGGGTTTGAGGCTGAGTTTGCATTTGTGACTGTGGACGTGGAGGGGTAAAGCCTAATGCACATTTACCATTGACCTGAGTGCCATTAATGGTTGCTGAAGTTTTGCCGCCTGAACTACAAGATGTATAAAGTTCAGGTTCATCGCCTTTGATATTGGTTGATGAGGAAGGGAAGAACTGTTGCTGACAGGTACCATTCCAGATAATGCCGCGGTAAGCAAAACTTACAGGAGCGCCCTCTGATTTACCTTTACAAACTTGCTGGTATTTTTGGGCATTATAAACCTTCTCGACTTTATCATTTGCTGAGGCTGCAAATGGAGCGAAACATAGACCGCAGAGCGCTGTTGCTAGGAAAATATTCTTATTCATCATGTATACCTTTGTTTGTAATGTGACCACTTTATAGATTAAAAACTAATCAATATTAAACAATATGAGTCGGGTAACTTTTTGAGTTTAGATGTTTAATTTATATAGTAAGTATGCAAAGTTTAATTACATTGCTTTATTGGCTGGCAGAGTAAATTCCGAAGGATAA from the Acinetobacter sp. YWS30-1 genome contains:
- a CDS encoding bile acid:sodium symporter family protein, which codes for MDSGFFSLFLPITLAITMMGLGLQLTVKDFLHVSRYPKVIFIVLFSQLVILTGLTFLICLVLDLPPLLAVGMMLLAASPGGATANLLSYLYKGDVALNITLTAINTIISIFTLPFIMNLSLYYFIGQDTGIGLPLEKMAQVFLITIIPVVIGMLIRAKFPKLSDIVHMPMRFLSIAFLSMLLIYAIFQERFNIIEYFASIGIATSILCFSSLFLGYCLPLLMDIPDKMARACTFEVGIHNTTVSMTIAISVLNNVTIAIPAGIYSIVMYVFAGIFGFMISQQKLSYSGKSRLSDL